One window of Halopelagius longus genomic DNA carries:
- the rpl18a gene encoding 50S ribosomal protein L18Ae: protein MSEFTVSGRYQSRDGYRQFETTVEAPNENVARERVYANVGSRHGLKRVQIDLEDVEEVAAA, encoded by the coding sequence ATGAGCGAATTTACTGTGAGCGGTCGGTACCAGAGCCGCGACGGGTACCGTCAGTTCGAGACGACCGTCGAGGCTCCGAACGAAAACGTCGCCCGAGAACGGGTGTACGCCAACGTCGGCAGTCGCCACGGCCTCAAGCGCGTCCAGATTGACCTCGAAGACGTCGAGGAGGTGGCCGCCGCATGA
- a CDS encoding 50S ribosomal protein L39e yields MSKKTKAKKKRLAKLERQNSRVPAWVMLKTDMEVTRNPKRRNWRRSDTDE; encoded by the coding sequence ATGAGCAAGAAGACGAAGGCGAAGAAGAAGCGGCTGGCGAAACTCGAGCGTCAGAACAGCCGCGTCCCCGCGTGGGTCATGCTGAAGACGGACATGGAAGTCACGCGCAACCCCAAGCGCCGCAACTGGCGGCGGAGCGACACGGACGAGTAA
- a CDS encoding AAA family ATPase encodes MDVADCSRQCEMILDELSNAVIADRSVLESILVGYLSRGHVLLEDVPGTGKTLTARSFARALGLSASRIQFTPDLLPADVMGTHVFDERTSSFDFQPGPVFANVVLADEINRASPKTQSALLEAMEEGQVTVDGDTYDLPDPFFVIATQNPVEQEGTFELPEAQKDRFIVKTSLGFPDEEGELEILDRRADRTEQTPSASRVCADGMAEALRQSPERVHVGREVRRYIARVTRATREDGRVRSGASPRATQRLFEASRAVAAGDGREFATPDDVKRMAGPVLAHRLVLTPDARVENVDRRDIVADILGRLDVPSVERRVQ; translated from the coding sequence ATGGACGTCGCAGACTGTTCGAGACAGTGTGAGATGATTCTCGACGAACTATCGAACGCGGTCATCGCCGACCGCTCGGTGTTAGAGTCGATACTCGTCGGCTACCTCTCGCGGGGCCACGTGCTCTTGGAGGACGTGCCCGGGACGGGGAAGACGCTCACCGCGCGGTCGTTCGCGCGGGCGTTGGGACTCTCCGCCTCGCGGATACAGTTCACGCCGGACCTGCTCCCCGCCGACGTGATGGGGACGCACGTCTTCGACGAGCGGACGAGTTCGTTCGACTTCCAACCGGGGCCGGTGTTCGCGAACGTCGTCCTCGCGGACGAGATAAACCGCGCGTCGCCGAAGACCCAGTCCGCCCTGCTGGAGGCGATGGAGGAGGGGCAGGTGACGGTGGACGGCGACACGTACGACCTCCCGGACCCGTTCTTCGTCATCGCGACGCAGAACCCCGTCGAACAGGAGGGGACCTTCGAACTGCCGGAGGCCCAGAAGGACCGCTTCATCGTCAAGACGAGTCTCGGCTTCCCGGACGAGGAGGGCGAGCTCGAAATCCTCGACAGGCGTGCCGACCGGACGGAACAGACGCCCTCCGCGAGCAGAGTCTGCGCGGACGGGATGGCCGAAGCGCTCAGACAGTCGCCTGAACGCGTCCACGTCGGGCGCGAGGTTCGACGCTACATCGCGCGGGTGACGCGGGCGACGCGGGAGGACGGCCGCGTTCGCTCCGGCGCGTCGCCGCGGGCGACGCAGCGACTGTTCGAGGCGAGTCGCGCCGTGGCCGCCGGGGACGGGCGCGAGTTCGCGACGCCGGACGACGTAAAGCGGATGGCCGGGCCGGTGCTGGCGCACAGACTCGTCCTCACGCCGGACGCGCGCGTCGAGAACGTGGACAGGCGGGACATCGTAGCGGACATCCTCGGCCGGTTGGACGTGCCGTCCGTCGAGCGCCGAGTTCAGTGA
- a CDS encoding signal recognition particle protein Srp54 gives MVLDNLGSSLRGSLDKLQGKSRLSEEDVEEIVKEIQRSLLSADVDVSLVMDLSSSIKERATEEEPPGGTSARDHVLKIVYEELVGLIGESTEIPLEPQTIMLAGLQGSGKTTTAAKMAWWFSKKGLRPAVIQTDTFRPGAYDQAKQMCERAEVDFYGDPDEENPVKIAREGLEATEDADVHIVDTAGRHALEESLIDEIEDIESVVEPDRSLLVLDAAIGQGAKEQAREFDDSIGIGGVVITKLDGTAKGGGALTAVNETDSSIAFLGTGETVQDIERFEPNGFISRLLGMGDLKQLSERVERAMAETQEEDEDWDPEDIMKGSFTLKDMQKQMEAMNKMGPLDQVLDMIPGLGGGLKDQLPDDAMDVTQDRMRSFDVIMDSMTEEELENPRVIGASRVERISRGSGQDEELVRELLQQHKMMERTLKQFQGMGDGDMQRMMKKLENQGGGGGGMGGMGGLGPFGD, from the coding sequence ATGGTACTCGACAATCTCGGGAGTTCCCTCCGCGGCAGTCTCGATAAGCTGCAGGGGAAATCTCGTCTCAGCGAGGAGGACGTCGAGGAGATCGTCAAGGAGATTCAACGCTCCTTGCTCTCCGCCGACGTCGACGTGAGCCTCGTGATGGACCTCTCTTCGTCCATCAAAGAGCGCGCCACGGAGGAAGAACCGCCGGGCGGCACCTCCGCGCGCGACCACGTCCTCAAGATAGTGTACGAGGAACTCGTCGGTCTCATCGGCGAGTCCACCGAAATCCCCCTCGAACCGCAGACGATCATGCTCGCGGGTCTGCAGGGGTCCGGGAAGACCACCACCGCCGCGAAGATGGCGTGGTGGTTCTCGAAGAAGGGCCTGCGCCCCGCCGTCATCCAGACGGACACGTTCCGCCCCGGCGCGTACGACCAAGCAAAGCAGATGTGCGAACGCGCCGAGGTGGACTTCTACGGCGACCCCGACGAGGAGAACCCCGTCAAAATCGCCCGCGAGGGCCTCGAAGCCACCGAGGACGCCGACGTCCACATCGTGGACACGGCCGGCCGACACGCCCTCGAAGAATCCCTCATCGACGAGATAGAGGACATCGAGTCCGTCGTCGAACCGGACCGCTCGCTCCTCGTCCTCGACGCGGCCATCGGGCAGGGCGCGAAGGAACAGGCCCGCGAGTTCGACGACTCCATCGGCATCGGCGGCGTCGTCATCACGAAACTCGACGGGACGGCGAAGGGCGGCGGCGCACTGACCGCCGTCAACGAGACGGATTCGTCCATCGCCTTCCTCGGCACCGGCGAGACGGTGCAGGACATCGAACGCTTCGAGCCGAACGGCTTCATCTCTCGGCTCCTCGGCATGGGCGACCTGAAGCAACTGTCCGAACGGGTCGAACGCGCCATGGCCGAGACCCAAGAGGAGGACGAAGACTGGGACCCCGAGGACATCATGAAGGGGTCGTTCACGCTGAAGGACATGCAAAAGCAGATGGAGGCGATGAACAAGATGGGTCCCTTGGACCAGGTCCTCGACATGATTCCGGGTCTCGGCGGCGGGTTGAAAGACCAGTTGCCGGACGACGCGATGGACGTCACGCAGGACCGCATGCGCTCGTTCGACGTCATCATGGACTCGATGACCGAGGAGGAACTGGAGAACCCGCGCGTCATCGGCGCGTCGCGCGTCGAGCGTATCTCGCGAGGGTCGGGTCAGGACGAGGAACTCGTCCGCGAACTGCTCCAACAGCACAAGATGATGGAGCGCACCCTCAAGCAGTTCCAAGGCATGGGCGACGGCGACATGCAGCGCATGATGAAGAAACTGGAGAACCAAGGCGGCGGTGGCGGCGGCATGGGCGGTATGGGCGGCCTCGGCCCGTTCGGCGACTGA
- the sufS gene encoding bifunctional cysteine desulfurase/selenocysteine lyase SufS codes for MEAQESYPVDVAAIREDFPILERKVGGDITTPGESPDDSLPLVYLDNAATSQTPKQVVEAIVDYYYGYNSNVHRGIHHLSQEASVAYENAHDRAAEFIGASGGREEIVFTKNTTEAMNLVAYAWGLQELGPGDSVVLTQMEHHASLVTWQQIAKKTGAEVRYIRITDEGYLDMDHATELIDDSTKMVSAVHVSNTLGTVVPVSELADMAHEVGAYIFVDGAQSVPTRPVDVEDIDADFFAFSGHKMLGPTGIGVLYGKEEILEETDPYIFGGSMIRSVTYDDSTWEDLPWKFEAGTPPIAQAIGLHAAIDYLDDIGMENVQAHEEHLAEYAYDELAAFDDIEIYGPPGDDRGGLVGFNLEGVHSHDLSSILNDHGVAIRAGDHCTQPLHDELGVPASTRASFYVYNTREEVDKLVEAIDDARQLFA; via the coding sequence ATGGAAGCGCAGGAATCGTACCCAGTTGACGTCGCGGCCATCCGCGAGGACTTCCCCATCCTCGAACGGAAAGTCGGCGGCGACATCACGACGCCCGGCGAGAGCCCAGACGACTCCCTGCCGTTAGTGTATCTCGACAACGCGGCCACGAGTCAGACGCCGAAACAGGTCGTCGAGGCTATCGTCGACTACTACTACGGCTACAACTCGAACGTCCACCGCGGCATCCACCACCTCAGCCAGGAGGCGTCCGTCGCCTACGAGAACGCCCACGACAGGGCCGCCGAGTTCATCGGCGCGTCGGGCGGACGCGAGGAGATCGTGTTCACGAAGAACACCACCGAGGCGATGAACCTCGTCGCCTACGCGTGGGGCCTGCAGGAGCTCGGCCCCGGCGACAGCGTCGTCCTCACGCAGATGGAACACCACGCCTCCCTCGTCACGTGGCAACAGATAGCCAAGAAGACGGGCGCGGAGGTTCGGTACATCCGCATCACCGACGAGGGCTACCTCGACATGGACCACGCGACGGAACTCATCGACGACTCCACGAAGATGGTGAGTGCGGTCCACGTCTCGAACACCCTCGGAACCGTCGTCCCCGTCTCCGAACTCGCCGACATGGCCCACGAGGTGGGCGCGTACATCTTCGTTGACGGCGCGCAGTCCGTCCCGACCCGGCCCGTGGACGTCGAGGACATCGACGCGGACTTCTTCGCGTTCTCGGGGCACAAGATGCTCGGTCCGACGGGCATCGGCGTCCTCTACGGCAAAGAGGAGATTCTGGAGGAGACGGACCCCTACATCTTCGGCGGGTCGATGATTCGCAGCGTCACCTACGATGACTCCACGTGGGAGGACCTCCCGTGGAAGTTCGAGGCCGGGACGCCGCCGATAGCGCAGGCCATCGGCCTGCACGCGGCCATCGACTACCTCGACGACATCGGCATGGAGAACGTCCAAGCCCACGAGGAACATCTCGCGGAGTACGCCTACGACGAACTCGCCGCCTTCGACGACATCGAAATCTACGGCCCCCCCGGCGACGACAGGGGCGGTCTGGTCGGCTTCAACTTAGAGGGCGTCCACTCCCACGACCTCTCGAGCATCCTCAACGACCACGGCGTCGCGATTCGCGCGGGCGACCACTGTACGCAACCCCTCCACGACGAACTCGGCGTGCCGGCCTCCACGCGGGCGTCGTTCTACGTCTACAACACCAGAGAGGAGGTCGACAAGCTGGTCGAGGCCATCGACGACGCGCGGCAACTGTTCGCCTGA
- the thpR gene encoding RNA 2',3'-cyclic phosphodiesterase: MRLFVSIDLPETLTEAVADAQARLSDADGLRFTDPEQAHLTLKFLGDTDSERVPEIEDAMESAVAEAGVGPFDATVGGFGVFPSLDYISVVWTGIRDGAGAAETTRLHEAVERETVELGFEEESHEFTPHVTVARMDDARGKDLVQRVVEEEDPELGTFRVEDIRLKESTLTDEGPRYDTVTRVEL, encoded by the coding sequence ATGCGACTCTTCGTGAGTATCGACCTCCCCGAGACGCTGACGGAGGCCGTCGCGGACGCGCAAGCCCGTCTCTCCGACGCCGACGGCCTCCGGTTCACCGACCCCGAACAGGCGCATCTCACGCTGAAGTTCCTCGGCGACACGGATTCGGAGCGCGTCCCCGAAATCGAAGACGCGATGGAGTCCGCCGTCGCCGAGGCGGGCGTCGGCCCGTTCGACGCGACGGTCGGCGGGTTCGGCGTCTTCCCCTCGCTCGACTACATCAGCGTCGTCTGGACCGGTATCCGGGACGGCGCGGGCGCGGCGGAGACGACGCGCCTCCACGAGGCGGTCGAACGCGAGACGGTCGAACTCGGCTTCGAGGAGGAGTCCCACGAGTTCACGCCGCACGTCACCGTCGCGCGGATGGACGACGCGCGCGGGAAGGACCTCGTCCAACGGGTCGTCGAGGAGGAGGACCCGGAGTTGGGGACGTTCCGCGTCGAGGACATCCGGCTGAAGGAGAGCACGCTCACCGACGAGGGGCCGAGGTACGACACGGTGACGCGGGTGGAGTTGTAG
- a CDS encoding tetratricopeptide repeat protein: MAEDGERDRPHQFSEGQGFDEDYEEFSLDPPELKMDPTKEDPVDTRVITDTLDERNVASDQVDVEQLIDVGLSYMQINRFEEATETFERAARFAEDGSAEEQEAWVNKGAAHAQLEEYDQAIGAYREALSIDAAEHEADAHTNLAYALWEFGETDEALEHAERAVEADPRFPQGWYNRGFFLRERGLNEDAVNAFDNAIRLGMRTADVLEEKARALEELGESEEAERVQEQANELRRQQEQQLVEDR, from the coding sequence ATGGCAGAAGACGGCGAGCGAGACCGTCCCCACCAGTTCTCCGAGGGACAAGGGTTCGACGAGGACTACGAGGAGTTCTCGCTGGACCCGCCCGAGTTGAAGATGGACCCCACCAAGGAGGACCCGGTGGACACGCGCGTCATCACGGACACGCTGGACGAGCGTAACGTCGCGTCCGACCAGGTGGACGTAGAACAGCTCATCGACGTCGGCCTCTCGTACATGCAGATAAACCGCTTCGAGGAGGCCACCGAGACGTTCGAACGCGCCGCCCGGTTCGCCGAGGACGGGTCGGCCGAAGAGCAGGAGGCGTGGGTGAACAAGGGGGCCGCACACGCCCAACTCGAAGAGTACGACCAAGCGATAGGCGCGTACCGCGAGGCGCTCAGCATCGACGCGGCCGAACACGAGGCGGACGCGCACACGAATCTGGCCTACGCCCTCTGGGAGTTCGGCGAGACGGACGAGGCGCTCGAACACGCCGAACGCGCCGTCGAGGCCGACCCGCGCTTCCCGCAGGGGTGGTACAACCGGGGCTTCTTCCTGCGAGAACGCGGCCTGAACGAGGACGCCGTGAACGCGTTCGATAACGCTATCCGCCTCGGGATGCGAACCGCCGACGTGTTAGAGGAGAAGGCCCGCGCCCTCGAAGAACTCGGGGAAAGCGAGGAAGCCGAACGCGTCCAAGAGCAGGCGAACGAACTCCGCAGGCAGCAAGAGCAGCAACTCGTCGAGGACCGGTGA
- a CDS encoding translation initiation factor IF-6, producing MLRASFAGSSYVGVFARVTDDVLIVRPDADDGLVESMSDELGVPAVKTTVGGSGTVGALATGNENGVLVSARATDREKEAIAEAADLPVTELPGRINAAGNVVLANNYGACVHPDLSEEAVEAVEDGLGVPVEHGDLADVRTIGTAAVANDRGVLCHPKSREPELEALEELLDVRADIGTVNYGAPLVGSGLIANDSDYVVGEETTGPEIGRVEDALDYID from the coding sequence GTGCTTCGCGCCTCCTTCGCCGGTTCGTCGTACGTCGGCGTCTTCGCTCGCGTCACCGACGACGTGCTCATCGTCCGCCCGGACGCGGACGACGGCCTCGTCGAGTCGATGAGCGACGAGCTCGGGGTTCCGGCCGTGAAGACGACCGTCGGCGGGTCGGGAACGGTCGGCGCACTCGCGACCGGTAACGAGAACGGCGTGCTCGTCTCCGCCCGTGCGACCGACCGCGAGAAGGAGGCGATAGCCGAGGCGGCCGACCTCCCGGTGACGGAGCTTCCGGGCCGAATCAACGCCGCCGGGAACGTCGTGTTGGCGAACAACTACGGCGCGTGCGTCCACCCCGACCTCTCGGAGGAGGCCGTCGAAGCGGTCGAGGACGGCCTCGGGGTGCCGGTCGAACACGGCGACCTCGCAGACGTCCGAACCATCGGCACCGCCGCCGTCGCAAACGACAGGGGCGTCCTCTGTCACCCGAAGTCCCGCGAACCGGAGCTCGAAGCGCTGGAGGAACTCCTCGACGTCCGCGCGGACATCGGGACGGTCAACTACGGCGCGCCCCTCGTCGGCTCCGGCCTCATCGCCAACGACTCCGACTACGTGGTCGGCGAGGAGACGACCGGTCCCGAAATCGGTCGCGTCGAGGACGCACTCGACTACATCGACTGA
- the pfdA gene encoding prefoldin subunit alpha — protein sequence MGGGQQQLQQLSQELQAIDEEIEELEGDIEELEDEKDEIDEAVEAIETLETGSTVQVPLGGGAYLRAEVQDIDEVIVGLGGNYAAEQEQDDAIDALRTKQDVIDERISELEGEVGDLEDESSELEQQAQQMQQQMQQQQMQQMQQQQQSDDDE from the coding sequence ATGGGTGGCGGTCAGCAGCAACTTCAGCAGCTCTCGCAGGAACTGCAGGCTATCGACGAGGAAATCGAGGAGCTCGAAGGCGACATCGAGGAGCTCGAAGACGAGAAAGACGAGATAGACGAGGCCGTCGAGGCCATCGAGACGCTCGAAACCGGCTCCACGGTGCAGGTTCCGCTCGGCGGCGGCGCGTACCTCCGCGCGGAAGTGCAGGACATCGACGAGGTCATCGTCGGCCTCGGCGGCAACTACGCCGCCGAACAGGAGCAGGACGACGCCATCGACGCCCTGCGCACGAAGCAGGACGTCATCGACGAGCGCATCTCCGAACTCGAAGGCGAAGTCGGGGACCTGGAAGACGAGAGCAGCGAACTCGAACAGCAGGCCCAGCAGATGCAACAGCAGATGCAGCAACAGCAGATGCAGCAGATGCAGCAACAGCAGCAGAGCGACGACGACGAGTAA
- a CDS encoding DUF424 domain-containing protein yields MLLRERQTPEGLLVSVCDDDCLGETYENGSVSLEVTEEFYGGDEATRADEDAVVESLTRATVANIVGERAVGVAVEAGIVDEETVLDVGETRHAQLLWMR; encoded by the coding sequence ATGCTACTCCGCGAACGACAGACGCCGGAGGGGCTTCTCGTCTCCGTCTGCGACGACGACTGCCTCGGCGAGACGTACGAGAACGGGTCGGTGTCGCTCGAGGTGACCGAGGAGTTCTACGGCGGCGACGAGGCGACGCGCGCGGACGAGGACGCCGTCGTCGAGAGCCTGACGCGCGCGACGGTGGCGAACATCGTCGGCGAACGCGCCGTCGGCGTCGCCGTCGAGGCCGGAATCGTAGACGAGGAAACCGTCCTCGACGTGGGCGAGACGCGCCACGCGCAACTGCTCTGGATGCGGTAA
- a CDS encoding 50S ribosomal protein L31e: MSASDFEERVITVPLRDAKNVPSHEAADRAMKLIRQHLAKHFKVEEEAVRLDPDINEDIWAHGRQKPPSKFRVRAARFDEDGEPVVEAEPAE; this comes from the coding sequence ATGAGCGCAAGCGACTTCGAAGAACGCGTCATCACGGTACCGCTCCGCGACGCCAAGAACGTCCCCTCGCACGAGGCGGCGGACCGCGCGATGAAGCTCATCCGTCAGCACCTCGCAAAGCACTTCAAAGTCGAGGAAGAGGCCGTCCGTCTCGACCCCGACATCAACGAGGACATCTGGGCGCACGGTCGCCAGAAACCGCCGAGCAAGTTCCGCGTTCGCGCGGCTCGCTTCGACGAGGACGGCGAACCCGTCGTCGAAGCGGAACCGGCAGAGTAA
- a CDS encoding DMT family transporter, which yields MRHRTTAVFLLVSAVWGTAFMATKVGLGSLPPALFAAVRFTLAAALLFCLASARGDRLRPRTRAEWVPVLTGGVFTIGVHHAFLFTGQQYVSSAVAAVLLGLIPVVTPALTRLTASTERLTPVGAVGVTLGFVGVVVIADPDPSNLLGSELRGVVLVLASAVAFALGAVLTHDAKSALPLVSTQAWMMVVGAAFLHVTTLALPWESYADASWTPGALAALAYLSVVAGAGGFLLYFWLLGRIGPVEVSLMEYVIPVFAAIAGWVALGETLDANTVAGFVTIFVGFVLVKRESIRSELRRMRTAGRTRANDAD from the coding sequence ATGCGTCACCGAACTACCGCGGTTTTCCTTCTCGTCTCCGCCGTCTGGGGGACGGCGTTCATGGCCACGAAAGTCGGCCTCGGGTCGCTTCCCCCAGCGCTGTTCGCCGCCGTCCGATTCACGCTCGCGGCCGCGCTCCTCTTCTGTCTCGCCTCCGCCCGGGGCGATAGGCTCCGCCCGCGGACGCGAGCGGAGTGGGTTCCCGTCCTGACGGGCGGGGTGTTCACCATCGGCGTCCACCACGCCTTCCTGTTCACCGGCCAGCAGTACGTCTCGAGCGCCGTCGCCGCCGTCCTACTCGGCCTCATCCCCGTCGTCACCCCGGCGCTGACGCGCCTCACCGCCTCGACGGAGCGACTGACGCCCGTCGGCGCGGTGGGCGTCACGCTCGGCTTCGTCGGCGTCGTCGTCATCGCCGACCCGGACCCCTCGAACCTCCTCGGGTCGGAACTCCGCGGCGTCGTCCTCGTTCTCGCCTCCGCGGTGGCGTTCGCCCTCGGCGCGGTATTGACCCACGACGCGAAGTCCGCGCTCCCCCTCGTCTCCACGCAGGCGTGGATGATGGTCGTCGGCGCGGCGTTCCTGCACGTCACCACCCTCGCGCTTCCGTGGGAGTCGTACGCCGACGCGTCGTGGACGCCCGGCGCTCTCGCGGCACTGGCGTACCTCTCCGTCGTCGCCGGCGCGGGCGGGTTCCTGCTGTACTTCTGGCTTCTGGGCCGAATCGGGCCGGTCGAGGTGAGCCTCATGGAGTACGTCATCCCGGTGTTCGCCGCGATAGCCGGGTGGGTCGCCCTCGGAGAGACGCTGGACGCGAACACCGTCGCCGGCTTCGTCACCATCTTCGTCGGTTTCGTCCTCGTGAAGCGGGAGTCGATTCGAAGCGAACTCCGTCGGATGCGGACCGCCGGTCGGACGCGGGCGAACGACGCCGACTGA
- the ftsY gene encoding signal recognition particle-docking protein FtsY: MFDGLKKKLQNFRDDVEDTAEEKAEEQAEAADQTASGDVDEQGSSARQTASGDDVESEAETDSDASAAVADEAASEPDTEAPTADSSAESAPDTDAASAVGPSGAEDASPAKEAATEAESETSDSEVEIEPNATADASLHADPEPTEEAEERVPDQSDDVDERSSSAHRTQSDDVEAATDAEAAEPEPDLEEVADDDAESPERESIASEAASEALEKEEKKKSGAGRLKRAAAFATGKIIIEEEDLEDPLWELEMALLESDVEMTVAEEILQTIRDKMIGETRAQVDTTGELVEEALHDALYDVISVGQFDFDERVQEADKPVTIIFTGVNGVGKTTSIAKMARYFEERGLSTVLANGDTYRAGANEQIQKHAENLDKKLISHEQGGDPAAVLYDGVEFAEAHDIDVVLGDTAGRLHTSNDLMSQLEKIDRVVDPDMTLFVDEAVAGQDAVQRAKKFNDAAEIDGAILTKADADSNGGAAISIAYVTGKPILFLGVGQDYDDIERFDPEWMVNRLLGEEE, from the coding sequence ATGTTTGACGGACTGAAAAAGAAACTCCAGAACTTCCGCGACGACGTCGAGGACACCGCCGAGGAGAAAGCCGAGGAGCAAGCCGAGGCGGCCGACCAGACCGCGTCCGGTGACGTCGACGAACAGGGTTCGTCGGCCCGCCAGACCGCGTCTGGCGACGACGTCGAGAGCGAGGCCGAGACGGATTCGGACGCGTCGGCGGCCGTCGCCGACGAGGCGGCGTCCGAACCCGACACCGAAGCGCCGACGGCCGACTCGTCGGCCGAAAGCGCCCCCGACACCGACGCCGCGTCGGCAGTCGGCCCGTCGGGCGCGGAGGACGCGTCCCCCGCCAAGGAGGCGGCGACCGAAGCCGAATCCGAAACGTCGGACTCGGAGGTCGAAATCGAACCGAACGCGACGGCGGACGCGTCGCTACACGCCGACCCCGAACCCACCGAAGAGGCCGAAGAACGGGTGCCCGACCAGTCCGACGACGTCGACGAGCGAAGCTCGTCGGCCCATCGGACGCAGTCCGATGACGTCGAGGCCGCGACGGACGCGGAGGCGGCGGAACCCGAACCGGACCTCGAAGAGGTCGCAGACGACGACGCGGAGTCGCCCGAACGGGAGTCCATCGCCTCCGAGGCGGCGTCGGAGGCCCTCGAGAAGGAGGAGAAGAAGAAGTCCGGCGCGGGCCGCCTGAAGCGCGCGGCGGCGTTCGCCACGGGGAAGATAATCATCGAGGAGGAGGACCTCGAGGACCCCCTCTGGGAACTGGAGATGGCGCTCTTAGAGAGCGACGTGGAGATGACCGTCGCCGAGGAGATTCTCCAGACCATCCGCGACAAGATGATCGGCGAGACGCGCGCCCAGGTCGACACCACGGGCGAACTCGTCGAGGAGGCGCTTCACGACGCCCTCTACGACGTCATCAGCGTCGGCCAGTTCGACTTCGACGAGCGAGTACAGGAGGCGGACAAGCCCGTCACCATCATCTTCACCGGCGTCAACGGGGTCGGCAAGACAACCTCCATCGCGAAGATGGCGCGCTACTTCGAGGAGCGCGGTCTCTCGACCGTCCTCGCGAACGGCGACACGTACCGCGCGGGCGCGAACGAGCAGATTCAGAAGCACGCCGAGAACCTCGACAAGAAACTCATCAGTCACGAACAGGGCGGCGACCCGGCGGCCGTCCTCTACGACGGCGTCGAGTTCGCCGAGGCCCACGACATCGACGTCGTCCTCGGCGACACCGCGGGCCGACTGCACACCTCCAACGACCTCATGTCGCAGTTGGAGAAGATAGACCGGGTGGTGGACCCCGACATGACGCTGTTCGTCGACGAGGCCGTCGCCGGACAGGACGCGGTCCAACGCGCCAAGAAGTTCAACGACGCCGCCGAAATCGACGGCGCAATCCTCACGAAGGCCGACGCCGACTCCAACGGCGGCGCGGCCATCTCCATCGCCTACGTCACGGGCAAGCCCATCCTGTTCCTCGGCGTCGGGCAGGACTACGACGACATCGAACGGTTCGACCCCGAGTGGATGGTCAACCGACTGCTGGGCGAGGAAGAGTAG
- a CDS encoding LysE family translocator has translation MASVAGLSAATYLAFCGAALALVLTPGPDTMYVLARGMQGRGAGVRSAFGISTGVLLHTAAATLGLAALLRAAPTAYRLLKYAGAAYLVYLGVSALREGEFDPQVETDPEGSFRRGVLVNALNPKVALFFLAFLPGFAGAGAGAEVRMALLGATYAVLTAAYLSVVALASVRVGRALAETRLSSALNWAGGGVMVALGVALAAE, from the coding sequence ATGGCCTCCGTCGCCGGTCTCTCCGCGGCCACCTATCTCGCCTTCTGCGGCGCGGCACTCGCCCTCGTACTCACGCCCGGCCCCGACACGATGTACGTCCTCGCCCGCGGGATGCAGGGCCGCGGGGCGGGCGTCCGGTCCGCGTTCGGCATCTCGACGGGCGTGTTGCTCCACACCGCGGCGGCGACGCTCGGACTGGCCGCACTCCTGCGGGCCGCGCCGACGGCGTACCGACTGCTGAAGTACGCGGGCGCGGCGTACCTCGTCTACCTCGGCGTCTCCGCCCTCCGCGAGGGGGAGTTCGACCCGCAGGTGGAGACGGACCCCGAGGGGAGTTTCCGCCGGGGCGTCCTCGTGAACGCCCTGAACCCGAAGGTGGCGCTGTTCTTCCTCGCCTTCCTCCCCGGGTTCGCGGGCGCGGGGGCGGGTGCCGAGGTCAGGATGGCGCTCCTCGGCGCGACGTACGCCGTCCTCACGGCGGCGTACCTCTCGGTAGTCGCCCTCGCGTCGGTGCGCGTCGGGCGCGCACTCGCGGAGACGAGACTCTCTTCGGCGCTGAACTGGGCGGGCGGCGGCGTCATGGTCGCACTCGGCGTCGCACTCGCCGCGGAGTAA